The Alligator mississippiensis isolate rAllMis1 chromosome 8, rAllMis1, whole genome shotgun sequence genomic sequence TCTATTGAGCACCAACACTGTCCTCCACCTAGGCTGACACggacccctgcctggctccagcctcctgggACCACTGCTCCTTTTGCTGCCCTTGGTCTGTGGCTTTGtcctctccccctctgctgctgccttctgcttgcccagccccagccccaggcaggaagcATTTCCCCCTCTGCTGCTATATGCTTTGGGGTTTCTAAACCTCCCTTGGAGGCactgggtattggctgcagcccaggctggggatggtgacTGGGCTGCTCTAATGCACCTGCTGAGACTCAAACACAGAGGgccctggctagagggtcttgtgcctctgttcagggtcagaccaacaCTGCAttgaggtgagggagggatttcaccccatggtcagattggtatggctgggaggtggggaggtcagcattttgccttcctctgtagcagcgACATGggctctgcctgggatctctctAGTGTAGCTTAACAACCTTATACaacagcaggacgttggctgcttggttcccctgctttacctacaGCAGAAAAGGGGAAGGGTGCAAACAGCGATGCTTGTGCTGTACTATAGGGATTTCCCAGGCTAGGCTTTGCTatgctacacctagatcatccccaatcAGTAGCTGTGCAACCTCTGCTTAGACCCCTCCAGtgctggagagtccacaactcccCTGGGCATCTATTCCTCAGTCTCACTGTTCTGATGATGAAAGGGTTTTTCCCGATTTtcatctaaacctactttgctgcaacttcaaaccattggtccatgtactcctctctgcagcaagacagaatgAACAGgtgctttccttttttatttatggCAGTCCTCCAGGTATTTGTACCTTTTTCACAAGCTAAACAGGCCcagctctttcagcctctcttcatatgattTGCCTATCtttgttgcccacccctggatccTCTCTGACTTCCCCACATCCCTTGTCAAATATGGAGCCCCAAACTGTGCCTAAAGCACTAGATGAGACCTGCCTAGTGCCAGGAAGAGAAGCACCATCATCCAGTGGCTGGCAGAAATGACCGCCCACATCAGCAGCACCTAGTAGCAGGTTGGACCCAGACTGGGCCTCTGCTTGCAGCTGGTTGGAAAGAAGCTGAACCCTCACTGCCAGCACAGTGTCCATGCTCCCATTTCAGCGTGCAGATTTTCActtaagccacagcccccagcagtGGCCGGTTCCTCTTTGGGGACAATACACCATGCTTACCTGCCACCCACATGGCCATGGACTCATTCCTGAAGTCAAAATGCTACTCAGGGCATAGCAGCTTGTACAGAGGGGAAGAGGTTATAATCCCTCTCCcatgtgcagcaccttgcacctgCCATGGTTGAAGTTCATTAGCCACCTTTGTTCTCACTCCTGCAGCTTGTCTAAGGCTTGCCGTATTTCCTTGTGGATAATAGCTTGGGTTTTGACAAACTTAGATTTGCCAAGCAGAGCCTGATGCCTGCACACACGCCCTTGCCCCCAACTGCATTTTACTTCTACCTTCTTACCCCCAAGGATGTCTCATGTCCATCAGCAACCCCTGGTCCCAAAGCCAGGTCAGGAACCCAGCCATCCAGGCTTTGACTAAAACCCTGTTACCCTCCCAATGCTGACATAGAACCCAGCTGTCCTGGCTCTAACCACAAGCCCTTAGTCCAGGGCTCCAAGATGGTATCTCTGCAACTCACCAAAGCTGGAGTACAGCCCAGGTGTCCTGATTAACCCCCTTCACTCCCCTCCATGAAGCACTACAGCTGGAGAAGAACCCAGGTGCCCTCTACAACCCCACCTCCCTGAGCTGCCAAGAAAACCCAAGTGTCTTGgctccctcctcacccctgaGTTGCCAAagcaagggtttgtttttttctgacagtTTGCAAGATTTTTTCCCCGATGGGCAAATTATTTTGCTGAcacatttttactgatatatgtttcACATTATGTGAATACAACTCTTCCgccaggccctgcctgcctgccacggCCCAGTGAAGAGGGCTGGAtttaaatttaggggtttaacatcaaCCAGAGTGAAAATGTTTGATTGttggtaaaaaaatatttaagtgggTTGAGAACCGCTTGATGACAGCGGTGGTTTTACACAGGCAGCATCACTGTGCTTTTACTTTAATCAGGCTGCAGCtactgttttttgggggttttttgctgaCTACCTCAGTTTTACTAACTTTACTAATGCCCCTTTTTTAGTCGGATATTTTTAACTGACAGTAAAATTTACTGACAGTTGGCATCCCTGCTCCAGtccactgggagctgggagagaatCCCAGAGTCCTGcactgggagaggaggggagccaGAAGGGGAATAGCACCTCTCCAGTCCACTAGCACTGGGTAGAATACAGGCATCCCGGTTCTCTCCAGGCCCCTACTCCTCTCCCAGAGCAAGAGAGAACTCAGGGGTCTGGGCCCCCAGCCCCTACTCTCCCCATGATACCACTCCCCCCCAATCTCTTCCAACCCCCTCACACTGGGCATCTCAGTGACCAACCCCAGAACAGGACCCAGGCACCCGGTCATTCCCCACCTCCCAACTCCTGCATTCTGACAAGAACCATCCCAGGCTATGCCTTCATTATCGTTGCTTTATTAAGTGAcaaggccctggccctgcaccatgCAGGGCCACAGGAGAtgcaaacagacagacaaatagaCAGACCAACCcaagggggtggagaggggaggctgGTCTGGCACAGCCCTTTGCTCCCCTGGGGGGGTCACAGCTCGGTGCAGTCCAATGCCCTTTGGCAGGATCAGCATagggccccccccccaacccagggcaACCCCCCAGGCTCCACTCCCCAGTAGGCAAGGGGgggggcagacagacagacagacagacagacagacaagagaCACACACCCTCCTTCACCGGTGCAGAAGCGCCGACACCCGACAAGACGCAGGACATAACTCTgacccaacccctccccctccacgtGCGGCTTCATCCAACAGACACAGACCCCTAAGGGCACTAGGACTCCAATCAGCAGGCAGCAAAGGCCCCCCCCAGGGGGGTAGTAGGCAggaccccccacaccctctgaCCGTAGGGCTCGTAAGGGGATTTGGCAGTTTCTACCAGACCCCAGCACCCCTTGGCATGTGCCCAGCTCAAAGCCTctaggacccaggcatccaggccctgccccacccacagcAGCCTGGCATGGGGGGCTTAGCTTCAGAAGCCAGGTGTCCGGGtcctgccctgcccactgcagtcCAGCAGGCCAGGACCCCAGAGTGGGGACTCAGCTTAGGAACCCAAGTGTCcgggccctgccccacccccacagtccagggagtggggtcaccagcaggcaggggctgggcttcaggacccaggagcccgggctggctCATTGCTGGCCAGGGGCTACTTCGGGGTCCCTGGCTTCTTGGGGGTGGGCGGCTTGCGGCCCTGCCAGAAGTGGCCTTGGATGGTGAAGGCATCGACGCTCATGGAGAGCGAGCGCGAGGGGATGGGTGTGAAGCGCTTGCGGTCTGAGCTGTACTTGTAGACTCCCTCAATCATAGTGGGGGCCACGGCACGGGGGCCACAGCCTGCCAGGCGTGTCAACCCCTCGCCCTCGGTGCCTGCTGCATACAATGCCCGGAACTGGCACCCGCCGTCACGGAACAGGATCAGGAAGTGAGTGGCCGCGCTCTTCTCAATCTCCTGGGGGGCaatgtgggggtggtggggtgagaGGGGGTCAGACAAGAGACCCCCAACCCAGTGCGCATGGGACCCTGCCCCCtgtccagcccccacagcccagtgcCAATGGGACATGGTCCCCTGCCCTAGCACCACCTCAGACCCTTCTGCCACGAGCCCAGTCCCCATgaggttcccccccacccagtctgccctgcccccatgtgATAccccctagccctggccccacagccaaaGCCAATGggtccttccccacccaccccaggccagcccccacAGGGGACGCCTCAGCCTTTATCCCCCCTTGccctacccccagccccctgcccagaccCCATGGGACTTCGCAGgatccccccagcctccagcccaccACTCAGCAGGGGATCCCCCTACTCAGTACCCACTGGCGCCCAGCCCAGGacaccccccccgcccaccctATCAGGCAAGGCCTATGGGTGGCTGAGACTGGGGCTCCATGGTGCCCACACCCCCCTACAGCCAGGCTGGCactaaccccctgccccccactacaACAGACCTCAAGCACACGGTTCTTCTGGGGCTCATTGACACGGCCGGCCAGGCAGCAGTGCGCCAGCGCATTGTGGATGATGTGCTTGTTGGACTTGGCGCTTGGCTCCTTGTATAGCTTTGGACCTGCAGGGGGAGGGACCAGGAGGTGCTGTTAAAGCTTGGACAGCCGTGGGGGGCTTAACCCAGCCCCCCTCCCGCCAACCACCTCCCCAGGCAAGGGCCATAGCCAGACCCCATCTCAGCAGCAACTGCATCTGCTGAGGCATCTGGGAATAAGGGCAGCGAGGCCCGGCTGGATGAGGAGGTTCTGTGTACCTgggggtgctgggcaggggactGAATCCTGTTGGGTtctgggggctggatgtggcgaGGGTCCCATGGGACCTGGGTTGTGGGAGGCTGGGGTATGGGGCAGAATCTGTGTACCAAGGTCTGGGCAGTCCCTCCCCCTACTCAGGtctgtgagggggaggaggggggagagtaAGGTCCCTTTCCCCATGTACCTGGTGATGGAGGAAACTTCTTTGcatactttgggggggggggggggtgtctcaccTGTGTACTCAGGCACAGAGGCAGGCGAGGAGGCGGTGGACGCATTCTCCCAGTCCCGCTCGCGGCTCTGGGTGCTCAGGAGGCGGCTTGGAGACACGGGCGATGCTGCCctgtagggggaagggggtggggggtcagccagtggggaaaaggggggttgcctgcccctccacGCTCCCTCCCATGCTAACTGGGCACAACCCCTGCCTTGTCATAGCCAGGgctcttcctctttctccttcacccaggacagcagggacCCTGGTGCCCCCCTGTGGCTCACCTGGACGGATGCTTGACACCGAGGGCATTGCTGTGGTCGTTGGCCACAGTGGACAGGGACAGGGTGGACTGGGAGTACACCTTGCTCAGCCGTGCACCTGCCAGGGGGGACACTGTGCCATCACTctttcccaccccaaccccaggctcctgggcctgcaccccccagagcTCCCCACCAAGAACACATTgcacctccacccacccccatggtCACCTCACAGCCCCCTACTTCCCTACAGCCTTCCTTGCCTCATGAGGTCAGAGCtctgcacacacacaggcccccCATCCCAGGGAACCCTCTGCCCCCCTCTGAGCCAAGAGGACCCCCTCCCTAGGCCCCCTGATCCCCCACACTGAGGTCCCCAAAGCTGTCCCCTGCCTACCGAGTAGGCCCTTGGGGGGGCTGCGGGCCAGGGCAGAGTCATCACAGACGGTGCGGGGGCGGCCACGCCGGTGGGGCCGGGCACCAGGTGCCTTGGGCCTCAGCACCTTGTCCAGGTCTTCCATGAGCTTGAGCTGCTGACGCCGCTGGTGCTCCTGCCGTGTGAAAGCTCCGCGCcggcccccagctcccacaacaccCCCTGAGGCCAGCCCTGCCGCACTCTCCTCTGGCTCCAGCACTGGTGCCGGCGCCCGGCTCTGCTCCTCCACCTCCAGCCTGCCAAATGGACAGACAGCTGTGAGGGCACAGCATAGGGACCCCCCAGCATCCATGGCATTCCCCCAAGCACCCAGACAGCCCTACcagtcccatgcccccctcccctagcCCTTATGCCCTCTCCCACTTCACCCCAGCCCTTCACCCCCATAGGACTTCCCACCCCTTGGTTCAGCATCCACAGGGCCCTGTCAGCCCTCATGGAACTGCTCCTTATACTACCACCATGTCTCATCCATGggacccccccccagcagcctgacAGCCTTGGTTCCCCCCATCAGGCCCCATGAGTAGGGACATATTTTTCACCCCTTTTCCAGCCATAAGATTTAAACAACTGCTTGGTGCTTAGCCAAGAGCAGAAaccttggctgctgctgaaggctAGGCCCTTGCCCAGGTTGGAGCTGCAGCTACCTGGCCTCCCCAGTCCCATTACATCACACTGCTCTGCCACATTCCCCTCACCGTGGTGCCTCCTCGCGCCGCTGCTCATgctctgcctccagccactgccgGCGCTGGCGCGCCTCCTCGCTGCGCCGCTGCTGCCGCTCCAGCAGGTTGGCCCGCTTCTGCGCCATttctgcctccactgctgcctctgcctcagcctgtgcagggagtggggggctcaACTGGGGCAGGGTGTGCCTATAAGCATGGTCATAGccccacagcacagggctggccaTGGCCTGTGGCAGCTCTCATACCTTCCATCCCCAGGGTCCTGCCCCCCCCAGTGTTCCTGTCACCACCCtctcctgggccccagccctcccacacCTTCTCTCCATCCCCAAGGGTGTGGCCCCCACCTTGATTCCCACCCCCAGGCAGTCCCAGCCTCTTCCTCACCCCTCTCCATCTCCAGGGTCCTGCCCTCCCCAGTCCACCTTTATCAACCCCTTCTCCAGAGCCATGCCCCCCGCAATTTATCCTGTCTCAGCcacctgctcactgccccccttGAGCCCTCCAGCTCCAGGCAATGCCAGTTCCCTtctcatccccacccccagcatcctggctctgccAACCCCTGCCATcactcccttttcctccccaagtccccagcccacccacccctAGAAGCTggccccccagcaccactccctccATCCCCATGGTCAATCCTCCATCCCCAGGCAGTgccagcccccttcccaccctgcttctatcatccaccctccctccctgcttcccctgcagTACCCGCTCACCTTGAAGTAGAAGCCGAGGCTGGGACggggctcaggctccagcccttCAGCCACAGAGCCCTCGAGGGAGTCGGCCCCGTTGTCCTCATCACTGTCACTGCCGGTATGCAGGCTGCCCAGTGGTACCTCCACCAAGCTGCTGCGTGGCTCCCCAGGTGATGAGGCATCACTGGTACCATCCCCACATGCCcgtggcccccctgccccccttggcCCACCCCTTGGCCCTGGATCAGGTGactctggctggggctgggctgggggctcagGCACCTCAGACTCCCCCTCATCCTCGGAGAAGTGGATGGAGGAGCGGGTCTGAACGGGCACCTGGTTGGATGAGAATTTGCGCAGGTGCGGCAGCGTGTCGACATTCTGTGGCGGTGTCAGAACCCGTGTAAGTGGTGGCAACTTCAGCTCCACTGGCCGTGCCCGCTTGGGACTCTTGGGGGTAGCTGCAGGCGCTGTGCGGCTCCGGGGCACTGGCTGCGGGGAGCGGGGGGCAGCCGTGACCACAGCACTGGGTGGACGGCGGGGGGGCGAGGAGGCTGCAGAGGTGGGGGGCGGGCGATTGCCCTTCGGGGCTGGGATGACCCAGGCTTGGCTGGGCCTTTTGTCCTGCAGGAGGCGCTCTTGTTGTGCACTCAGGCGCTGCATGTCCAGCTGCAGTGAGGTCAGTGCTGTGTTGAGCTTGGCCACTGCTCGATTGTAGTCGCCCAGCTCCTCCTCCGTCTTGGTGCCCCCCGGCTCTGGGCAGAAGCTGACTTGGCGTGGCCGCGGAAGTCCGGGTGGTGCCCCCTGCTCATCTCCCCCCTGCGGtggtggtgctggcagctgggccaCAGGATCTCCAGCCTCATGACGCCGCAGCTGCAGGAAGGCTGACTTGCCCAAGCGCTGGCGGTGCTTGGCAAAGATGGCCTCAATGCGCTTTTTCTGGGCCTCGATGGCACGGCGCTTCTCCTCCAGCCGGGCACCTAGCTCACTCATCTCTGAGCTCAGTGCTGCGCTGCCTGCTGGGCCCAGCTCTGCCACCCGCTCTGGACCTGCTTCTTGCCCTGCgcctgctgccagcttcttcTTGCGCTCAGCAAAGCTGGTCATGCGCACACCCGAGCCGCCTGAGGAGCCCgagctgggggagctggcatCGTCACCATTTGGGGGCCCGTGGCGGGTGCGGGGGGAGGCCATGGGCAGTGGTTCGGGTGCCTTTGAGGGCTCAGGTGAGTGCAGGTAGAAGCCAGCAGGGGCGCCATCAGGCACCAGGCGCTCGGCACTGTGGATGATCTGCAGTGCCTCCTCGATGGTGGGCAGCTCACCCAGCGCCTCAGTCAACCCATTCTCCAGTGGGGGCTCTGCGGCCCCCccggccactgctgccaccttgGGGGTCAGAGGCAGCTTGTGGATGGTACGGGTGACTGGggttgaggctggggcaggggagtgggcacGCCGGGGTGGCGCCAGGCTGTCGGAGCTGGCTGAGCGCAGCAGTCCCACGGGGTTGCCCATCACAATGTCCACGTCGCTGTCCAGCCCAAAGGGGATGCTGAACGACACTGCCTGCGACAGCGGGTGGctgctggggaaggaaaggagggggcaCGAGTGATGAAAACTGGCCCCACTGTACTTCCACCCAAAAAGGGACTGGGGTCCACGGGTGGCCCCAATGGGGCCAGGAGCACCCCCACAGGGACAGACCCCAAACCCAAAGGATTACACAGAGCCCCAGACTCACCCTCCTGTACCCCTCAATATGACCAGGGACATCTCCTCAAAAGGGACAGGctacccccagcccccctgcctgcccccaagtGATTAGTGACACCCCAAGTTCTCCCAACATGACAGCCCCCCAGAGAGTTCCAGACCCCCCACAACTCCAACAAGTACAGGGACCCCCTGGATGCCCCCAAAGGGACAGAGctccccagccccgccccacaaagcctcagcccccatatGCCCTAAAATAGACAAGGGCACCTTCCAGCCCCTCCCAAAACAGGCTCCAACCACAAGCCCCTCATCCCCATGGCCCTCAAAATGGACAGAGGCATTCCCAGCCCCCCTTGctggcagcccagccccctgcttccacccacAATGACCCCCCAAGTggtcccttgccccacccccccacctgagCTGCTTCCTGCTCCAGGCCTTGCCGAAGCCGCCTTCCACGTGGGACATCGAGGTCGAGTGGTGCAAGggccctggggggggaggggaagatagATGGACATGGACACGGACACAGTCAGACCTGCTCAGTACCCCCGTCCCCTACTCTGCTCTACCCCTGCCCCCATACAATCAAGGCCTGCTCACACCCCCTATCCCTCCCAATAGCTCCGACCCTGCCCCCGCAACAGACAACACCTCCAGCAGGGGGAACCAGGCCAgagccccctccaccctgccaggGGGTGTCTCACCAGGTGATCCACGGAGTGGGGAcagtgctgctgccccagggaaGAATGGGTGCCGGAAGCTGAACACGGGGGAGCCACTGTAAGAgaccaggggttgggggcaggtcAGACAGGAGGGCCTGATGCACCAAGCCCCTTATTTGCacacccccaccagctcctgggaCAGGTGCAGGGTGTGCTGCACCAGGTGGCCACCAGGGGAGCGCTATGCCCACCCCCCGACCCCAAGAGGATGCTCACTATCCTGGGCTCCCAGCCCGCAACAGGAGCACAGcatccccagctgccccccaaaACAGAGCCCCCTAGTGTTTCCTCAGGGGATcagggcccccagctgctcccccacacTCACCTGTTGCTGCCGCAGCTGTTGGGAGTCAGGGCATCGCTCAGCCCTGGGGAGTCTGCAAAGACAGCagtggcctcagccccagccctaccttaccagccctgctgtccccaccccagcagccagtcccctccacccctgacagggtgcagagcagggcaatcctgcccccacaact encodes the following:
- the CAMSAP3 gene encoding calmodulin-regulated spectrin-associated protein 3 isoform X5, with the protein product MRRALVPEIRPLDQYDSARARRAASLAWALATAHGGAGKVPLELQEPVYTDQYAQEHVKPPVTRLLLSAELLCRAWRQALPGTEAGGAPRDHTALLALLAQHGLAPALHGRPVTAADLHHAPLNMGAHLAVIDSLMVAFATEATSSLPTPPGMDMGPDAWEQKLLCWVDMVTRKLQDSTERESSQRPTPGTEGLAQPSTPGHKIRYRKDKVLPTQAPCFPAITGLQDLASGAALAAMLHYYCPQLVRLEDVCLKEPMSVADSLYNLQLLQDFCARRLGGGCPLALEDLLYMPPALRVNIGAFLAELFLCFEVLKPDFVRPRDLGDLRDSPGLSDALTPNSCGSNSGSPVFSFRHPFFPGAAALSPLRGSPGPLHHSTSMSHVEGGFGKAWSRKQLSSHPLSQAVSFSIPFGLDSDVDIVMGNPVGLLRSASSDSLAPPRRAHSPAPASTPVTRTIHKLPLTPKVAAVAGGAAEPPLENGLTEALGELPTIEEALQIIHSAERLVPDGAPAGFYLHSPEPSKAPEPLPMASPRTRHGPPNGDDASSPSSGSSGGSGVRMTSFAERKKKLAAGAGQEAGPERVAELGPAGSAALSSEMSELGARLEEKRRAIEAQKKRIEAIFAKHRQRLGKSAFLQLRRHEAGDPVAQLPAPPPQGGDEQGAPPGLPRPRQVSFCPEPGGTKTEEELGDYNRAVAKLNTALTSLQLDMQRLSAQQERLLQDKRPSQAWVIPAPKGNRPPPTSAASSPPRRPPSAVVTAAPRSPQPVPRSRTAPAATPKSPKRARPVELKLPPLTRVLTPPQNVDTLPHLRKFSSNQVPVQTRSSIHFSEDEGESEVPEPPAQPQPESPDPGPRGGPRGAGGPRACGDGTSDASSPGEPRSSLVEVPLGSLHTGSDSDEDNGADSLEGSVAEGLEPEPRPSLGFYFKAEAEAAVEAEMAQKRANLLERQQRRSEEARQRRQWLEAEHEQRREEAPRLEVEEQSRAPAPVLEPEESAAGLASGGVVGAGGRRGAFTRQEHQRRQQLKLMEDLDKVLRPKAPGARPHRRGRPRTVCDDSALARSPPKGLLGARLSKVYSQSTLSLSTVANDHSNALGVKHPSRAASPVSPSRLLSTQSRERDWENASTASSPASVPEYTGPKLYKEPSAKSNKHIIHNALAHCCLAGRVNEPQKNRVLEEIEKSAATHFLILFRDGGCQFRALYAAGTEGEGLTRLAGCGPRAVAPTMIEGVYKYSSDRKRFTPIPSRSLSMSVDAFTIQGHFWQGRKPPTPKKPGTPK